The genomic stretch CCGAGTGGGTGGCTCTGCGCAGCGCCGTGACGCAGGACGGCGGCGCGCTGCACCTGAGCGCGCCCCTGCGCCGGTCGGGCGCGGTGCGCGTGGTCGACGCCACGCCCCAGGCCGGCGCCGCCCAGGCCGACGAGCCGGCGCCGGCGCCGGCGCCGGCGCCGCCGCCGGCCGCCGTGAGCGCCGAGCGCCCCGTCCGGGTCCGCGCCGCCCTCGCCACCGAGCACGTGCGCCACCATCTGCGCGCCGGGCGCCGCGTCGAGGTCGCCGGCGCCCTGCGCCCGGGCGGCGGGGGCCGCGTCGTGGCGCTGCAGCTGCGCCGCGAGGGCCGCTGGCGCACGATCGACCGCGACCGGACCGCCGCCGGCGGCCGCTACCGGCTGTCGCAGCGGCTGGGCTCGCCGATGAGCGCCCCGGCGCGCGTGCGCTTCGCCGGCGACGGCGCGAACGCGGCGACCAGCGAGCCGGTCGGCCGCGTCAACGCGTACCGTCGCGCGTTCGCGTCCGCCTACGGGCCGGGGCTGTTCGGCAACCCGCTGGCCTGCGGCGGCACGTTCACGCCCGCCACGATCGGGGTCGCCCACAAGACCCTCCCGTGCGGGGCCGCGCTCACCCTGCGCTACCACGGCCGCAGCGTGCGCGCCCATGTGGTGGACCGCGGCCCGTTCGTCGCCGGGCGCGAGTTCGACCTCACGTGGGCCACGAAGGCCCGGCTCGGCCATCCGGGGATGGGCTGGATCGAGGTCACCCGCTAGTCGAGTTGCGCTTTCCGTCCGAGGGGTGGACAGAAAGCGCAGGTCGCGCCCGGGAGGCCCGTCCGAGCTCCCGGGCACCATCTGTGGGCCGTGAAGATCGCCCACCTCGA from Capillimicrobium parvum encodes the following:
- a CDS encoding septal ring lytic transglycosylase RlpA family protein → MRPQNPLRAVPALGLASVLGSTIALSAAAPAAAQSDTPGAPIQITVRDGSLRFGAAVDVTGRLASGQPGVPVALQFRPAGGAEWVALRSAVTQDGGALHLSAPLRRSGAVRVVDATPQAGAAQADEPAPAPAPAPPPAAVSAERPVRVRAALATEHVRHHLRAGRRVEVAGALRPGGGGRVVALQLRREGRWRTIDRDRTAAGGRYRLSQRLGSPMSAPARVRFAGDGANAATSEPVGRVNAYRRAFASAYGPGLFGNPLACGGTFTPATIGVAHKTLPCGAALTLRYHGRSVRAHVVDRGPFVAGREFDLTWATKARLGHPGMGWIEVTR